The stretch of DNA GTAACCCCCAGGTCAGTCTGTATAATTAGTCATTGCACTTATTACAACTATTGTTAATAGTAATGCTACTTTTAAATAGTCTGAAAAGCATTGTatagagagaaacaaagatcATAGACATTTTAAGCATTTGCAGCAAATAAGGACACAAGTAGTCAGTAGAATCATACATAATTTATTCGGACAAAGTAACGTGGTGGAATTAACAGAGGCATTCACTGTCTGAAAACGCAGATATTTATTGTTCATCTGTACAACCAGAAGGTTTCTTGGATGGGAGGGAGGTCTGTCATGGCGGCTCTTTACTCCTCTCTCCATGGTTTGGGCATGACCTTCCCGACTGGTGACAGATTCCAGACGATGCCGGTCTGAGTCAGGACCTGCAAAATGAGAAGGAACTCGTGTTTTAGAAGCATCCCATACGATTGTCCCATGTGAGCCTACAATggcagaaaatatttttaaaatatccaAAGATTAAAGTGACTCTGATCCTATGAATCTATCGcctctcattatttatttgacttttgtctgttataaaacactttctttctctGACCATGTCATTTTGGAGATGCACATTTAACATATAATGATATTGCAAAATATGCGAATAAACAAACTCTGATCACCCCCTAGTGGCCAATACAAACACGTGAGGTTTAGTTAGATGAGCAGTCTGTTTGTGTAGCCATCTTTGTGCAATTTTATGCTACAAAATCAACAACTACAATCACACAGGGTAGATGACACGGTGGCTTTCATACATTTAATATCGTTAAATGGTCATTTCCACAGTATATCTGACATCAACAAAGATTTTTGATAATTGGGACATTTGACGTTTCTCTGCCACATTGTGAGTACACCGTCATACttctaaataaatgtgaagTGGCCTAACTTACATATCCCCACACAGCTGTGCAGAAGGCTGCACCTCCGACCATCACGGCCAAGCCGTACTTGGAGTGGAAGTCCTGGCGGACAGAGGATCCATACCTCACCTGTCGCACGGCCTGACCtgtacaacaaacaaaaaacagtccTCCATTAACAAGTCAACTGACAGTACATTAATCTAAAACCATTCTAATAAATGTATTAGGACTCAAACTGTTTCTGGTTCAGAATTTGCTACTTTTCTTCagtctgatcattttcttgaTCGCTTGACATCACGTTGGTTGGTCACCAGTTTAACATTTCTTAACAGTATACTGTTTAGGTAAATTGACATAAAGCTACAAAGGCGTCTTTACTGTCCTTAGTCTAGACGTCATACCATGATCTATATCTCATATTCATGATTTTAATCCAAGTTCACCTGATGTGTCACGGTTGTCGATTTAGAGCCTCAATAAGTTGACCGATTAATGGATCAATGCAATATTTATAGTTTCGATCCACATCTTGCGGCCTCATTGGTTCTGCATAATAGTATACTTATTGTTGTGAGTGTAGGTGACAATAATTAATCAGTCAAAACGAACGTCAGTGGTATTTATGTGAAtggaacataaaatatattgaTCAATCACTCATTTTAAATTACTATTCATTTCTTGCACATGGTACATTATTTGTAACAAGCTTCACAAATTTCAggattgtgttattgtgtttttgaatCATCTCAGTCTGTGAGACATAAATAGAAGcatttttgtaataaaaaaacagtgactAGATTAATGAGTAATCATTTGTTGTGGCCACATAGAAGAAGACGTGTAGTATGACTTGCAGGATGATCCTGGACCACCCAGTAAAAACTGGGGAATAGTTATGAAGACGTAAGCTGAAGTCTGACATatttctgcaaataaaatggACACAAAATGGACAACTTCTTCCACGCTTATTGGTCATATTAAACATTATATTTGGGATTGATAATGGTGTTTACGTTTTATCTGAAATGTATTACTAAAGTAAACAGACTGTCCTTATTTGCCCTTGTTTGATCTCAAAGTCAAATAACATATTTAATTGATTGTTTAGCGTATCCTGCTAACTTAAAGGCCTGCTTAATTTCCATTTACGgccatttcattattttaataacagTTTGTCGAAGTAAATCTTTGTTTCTTTGggagatgctaacgctaactagCTCATTGCAAGCTGATAATGGTAGCACGTTGACGGCGGTCACTGACACAAAAATTGTTTCAGACTCTCTGTCCACTGGTGTTAAACAATCAATTAACTCAAAAATACACTGTCAagacacattattattaaaatacagTCTTCTTACCGCCGAGGTTAACTGCAGATTTAGCAAACCGGTACATGTCGACTAGCCTGGTGCCTTCAAATACCCTTGAAGAACGGAAGTGTAATATGGCCGCCGCACGTACACACACCGGAAGTTATGTCGCATTCGTGCACATAGAATAATTACGTAGACCCCAACAGAAGTAGAAAATCATATTCAGAAGGCGACACAATTAAGAATAATGCCTTAAAATGCAGTTATATCAGCATACCAGGTATATAACTTAACACTTTGGAAGAGTTTATTATGTTTACGGCCACAATACTGGTCGTTTCTACCAATTGTACGTATTGTACATGAATTCAGCATCATTGCCTATCACGAATGCCAATACGAGCATGCGCAAACTAAAACATAACTGTCAAAAGTGAAAATGGAAGGCAAATTCACACTCTTAGACATtggaagaaaattaaatacGTGCACGAAGTAGTTACAATTCTTCGTTGTTATTAACAATATAAATATCACATATTAACATAgagctgtatgtgtgtgattaATAAAACTCAAACTGCGATCGGTCATGTGCGTCGTGTCAGGATGGCCGAGTGGTCTAAGGCGCCAGACTCAAGGATAAGCTCCTTCCGCATAAACGGGACTTCTGGTCTCCGAATGgaggcgtgggttcgaatcccacttctgacacATACCTTTTACAACTAAATAAAATTTGCTGCACCCACACTAATATCCCCGCTGGCTTCGCAAGGGTTGTAGTTCtgttaatttaaacataaacGAGGACCATTTAGAGTTAGACTAACATAGATCCACAAGgcacatatttaaaatatttataccAATTCCAGATGTTCTGTCTGTATAATGCTTTTCAGACCATTTAAAAGTTCACATTACTATTAATAACAGTTggaatatacaaaaataaagtgtatCTTAAGTAAAATGGCTAATTATACAGACTGATGACCTGGGGGTTACATGTTTAAGCAGGAATTTAGTGTTTTCTTGATAAATATTGGATGACATTAccttttggggattttttttcagtaattattaataattgaaAAATAATTAGAGCCTAACTGGCACTTTGATCATAAAGCAAAGAGGCTTTTATTATATCCTATAtcatttttatgaaaaatattaaattagtaAACTAGAAACTGATGtgcagtaaaaagtaaaaaaaaagtaagtacaATAACTTTGACTTTGAAGATCCACCAGCAatttagttgcacataaaataaacactctcaagaaccacaagtaaaaagaaagagaaaataaaacaggattaaACAGTATAAACATAGGAATAACAGTCAGGTGCAATGGTGAACGTTAACATGGAGGATTATTTAATCAGAGTCAAAAAACAGGCTTGTCAAGTCTTTGTTTCATCGTTCTTTATTAAATCGAAATATGATTTGAGGATTATAACAGTATGACAGTAACATGAGTATTATGTACATGCCTCCTGAAAAATATTCCCtcactaaatgtgtttttttatggaaaGTTACAGCGATAAAGAGGAATATTAACAGCATTCATTTCTTCTCTCCTGTTCCTTCCAAGTTCTGCTTTATAAATTAATTCATCTCCACAGGAATGTTTGGAGGACGTGTATTCAGACGGCACCAGAGTTTAACGATTCTTTTCCTGATGATTAGTTCATGAAACAAAACGAAAAACTTGGCTGATCCAACCTACAAGAAGTTGTTTTATGCTCTTTCTCCATCCTGGATTTAGtgttaaaaataatgtaaacaaaCCATCAGCAGAACGGGAACGtttgttgtaaaatgtttatgtaaaacagcagtttatcttcagtgttgttgtgtgagAAGCCATTTGTATGAATTTTGACACCTTGCTCTGCATAATGTGATGAACCACAGTGATCAACCTCAtcgtttcgtttttttttttttttaacaaaatcatTGCACATTACATGTCATTTGACCTAAAATCCAAAGgaaattgtacaaaaaaaaaaaaagaagcacgtCCTCTTATTATATGAGAAGCTGAAACGAGATGGTTTCTAATTTTGTGGTGCTGCCACCGTGAACAAGCGAAGCGAACATTAAACTGGAAGCAACGATATGGATCATCAGGTTGAGTCGTCATAGGTCAAACATCACGGTCCTTTTGCTCCCAGTCATGGGTCCCGCTCACTTTTTAATTCGACaagagcttttattttattaaaaaaaaaaaaaaaaaaacaaagaaaaagaaacgaaaCAAGCCTTAGTTTGGACTCACGCTTCTACCTGAATTTTCCTTCAGACCTTCAACATATCATTCTTGTATTTAAATGACTTGCAGGGATCCTTGGATGGAACCTTTTGCCAAACTGCGTAATCTCAGATTATTTCGGATATTTAGGGTCAACCTGCTCCATAAAGAAGCTGGAATCAGTCCGAGGATCAATATTTAACTCTCCAGTAACTGCTCTACACTCTAACAACATTACACAGCTCTACATTAGTTTAATTTAACCGTTAGTGccttcattaaaaatataaatgtagatAAATGGAAGTCCAGCCTGTCGTCTTATAAAATCCAGGATTGGTCCAAAGAAGGTGGAAGATTTGCCCTAAACAGGAGGCatcaaaacattacaaacattAAGGCATCGCTAGTGTTTCCCTTTTGATCACTTTTCTAGTCCGTCTTCTTGTCTTTCCCCTCCTCGTCGTCGGTGTACTCCGTGGGCTCCTCTCCTGGTTTCAGAAGCTTGCCGATGTAATCGTACTTAACTGTAACAGAGAATAACAACACCACCAAACGTATGAAGTTAAATATTGAACATGTTATTATTAACGTAATCGGTCGCATTTCAATCTCCGATCAAAATTAGAGAACAATCGTCCACGTGTCTCTACTTACAGGTGAACTGAGACTCCCACTCAGAGAGGCTCTCCTGCTGCATGGCGTTCAGATCCGAGAGGTCGTCGTGTTCGTCCTTCAGGGCCTCTTTCTCCAGGCAGAAGGTAGCCAGACCTCTGGACGCATCTCTGCCCGCAAACACTCCATACGGCCCCTCTGCAATACAGTAAAAAAACGCACAGAACCATGAAAACATTAACAAAGACCTGCAGCTTAAACACATTATAAACACTGCCCTCCTAcaactgaaaatatttaatgagCATGTATCAATCCGCCGCAGAAAATAGTCCCGAAGAAATCCATTATTTCCTCCTCTTCGAGTGACGTTTTCTgcaatctttttattttaacttacaGACTTGTCTAACCACTCAATGCAAAATGACACGCCATAAATATCTGTTATCTTGCAGTAGAGTGAATGTGCACCTTTACTCCATTTCTGGGGAGTAATTAGTTATTATTAAACTTATTTGCTTTGTTAGATTACATTCGACTTTATTGTCATCACAtgtgtacaggtacagagcaacgaaatgcagtttagTATCTAACAGGAAGTGTGATACGCattaagtgcatgtagcataaatagtgtgcTATATAAGTGATATGATACAGGTTGGTTTTGAATATTTATAGATGGAAAACTATGCACAGGTGAGAACATATATACAGGTGAGTGTGCAAGATATACACAATGATTGAGTGAGGTACTATGAACATATCACACAGATGAATGTTACTAAACCAGCGCAATATTTGACACTGCTCTGTTCTTAACACTATTTAAATCACTTTTAAAGATTG from Mugil cephalus isolate CIBA_MC_2020 chromosome 15, CIBA_Mcephalus_1.1, whole genome shotgun sequence encodes:
- the LOC125021154 gene encoding cytochrome c oxidase subunit 7B, mitochondrial; its protein translation is MYRFAKSAVNLGGQAVRQVRYGSSVRQDFHSKYGLAVMVGGAAFCTAVWGYVLTQTGIVWNLSPVGKVMPKPWREE